A single window of Aphidius gifuensis isolate YNYX2018 linkage group LG1, ASM1490517v1, whole genome shotgun sequence DNA harbors:
- the LOC122860966 gene encoding transmembrane protein 94 isoform X7 produces MAENRFEGNAGKRKTTKLRIASNETLGLTTAEALEKLTNDIRNVLEQHEKKSWKNKSYKGWLKDALHHKSQYTTLCWTSAMALIINSLSLIIGTIYKSDNGSSSSSSSLPYEGLIVLLFVIFNFILVVADNKLRHNEIPHRVRILIKKLESAQNICKWEAENYPHLCTPLSPCLTLQWTYRDGKIINLPWALLVMGDIIVIKPGQQVPGYCKPFDCQNDPKLYAKDIYNPPAHSTNEIFSTPQARLPRQNKLYMLYETPYLTNLRMALEQALVRPVTYYNRERHLVMICCIEQLLYPIILIIIFISNLLRYLYLFDNFGIGHWVDIFINQPIATTLPLLPIVFSQYWIVLNCFGMARFKALFELYQSSKKMPFIDPFDDTDISGPNNPDVVYNWSELKEYFFDILLGREFMMSRSASILHVLGSVTALCCVDKKGILSWANPTAEKVFFLRNASTLSRSSSTVSLEKQQEPQMKTNDANKSNDKTDKNDTTKIPYSQSDISHSVAEVLDLTHDHALPFRLQFDDQSWRQHLNSLKPLGLAILLNTCNMETQEHYTKFCCHVTCEALYNENLVPVTNRRCLCELAKQIGFQDQAQEIFQLEQQLATFRHVQPEMVRRDIKFARSLSIATKLKFPFPHMMAVVVKERAGAGLQLLTQGTADVILDSCIEFWDGHDLCPLTPADRKKVQDFYQRSSLTAYCTAFAYRPLIRGVNNKLSNVYLELPSDCKHLYAPHRSPTPIPWDFRNILDPRARSLFGQFHSTDSLLCNENKDDEVNDVDSCFELQCNQIFIGMVTMQYQAQADMVQLIEQLERACIRFVHFSKENELRSRVFSEKMGLESGWNCHISLLSEKPSTNLDSSKAMSMSAPSAINTDYSIVKFDDEATEWHNADPSQAKSTTSQRENDTIKSDDSVLVQSVDLGCGQEIWRSLSCLTDSTEQSAPVNFDLSNRAKLPRGIDKIRPHIELIDNVPLLVSLFTDCNTAVTREMLHIMQDYGEVVCVLGSSANAENMAIFMQADASVAVEPLYPQVCQKVPVIIDTKDEQGPSPIDLSRSLNSIACSLSVKREDSIALFHFVMEARDYMKCLTNCVQFWLCCNVTLSFTQLLSCFLLLPPIFTVGQILWLTCLIIPLLSVSMIATPTDPTIMQRATGKNQCVVNGKTTMFVLWCYGSKFLPTILITVTFQMFMYMMICPNFTNNDHKCFYVYPNTTSNFTWGGWGKYPNIILIIQHLALTIIVLHFVTISSGFVHREYSIWRRLPFTNWPWFFCGFLVLALQAFFSFIYLYDIIKIEQKKFINLPIHLSVFLMLSLPLVFVINEFVKWQEIKANVRYQKRARLEFGTKLGMNSPF; encoded by the exons atggCAGAAAATAGATTTGAAGGTAATGCTGGGAAgagaaaaacaacaaaacttAGAATTGCTAGTAATGAAACTCTAGGCTTGACAACAGCTGAAGCATTAGAAAAACTTACAAATGACATTCGTAATGTATTAGaacaacatgaaaaaaaatcatggaaaaataaaagctataaAGGATGGTTAAAAGATGCATTACATCATAAAAGTCAATATACAACACTTTGTTGGACATCTGCAATGGcacttattattaattcattgagtttaattattggaacaatttataaatcagATAatggatcatcatcatcatcatcatcattgccATATGAAggattaattgtattattatttgtaatatttaattttattttagttgttgctgataataaattaCGACACAATGAAATACCCCATCGAGTacgtatattaattaaaaaattagaatcagcacaaaatatatgtaaatggGAAGCAGAAAATTATCCTCATCTATGTACACCATTATCACCATGTTTAACATTACAATGGACATATCGTgatggtaaaataattaatttaccatgGGCATTATTAGTTATGggtgatattattgttataaaaccAGGTCAACAAGTACCTGGTTATTGTAAACCATTTGACTGTCAAAATGATCCAAAGCTATATgccaaagatatatataatcCACCAGCACACAgtacaaatgaaatattttcaactcCACAAGCACGTTTACcacgacaaaataaattatatatgttaTATGAAACTCcgtatttaacaaatttacgTATGGCATTGGAGCAAGCACTTGTACGACCAGTAACATATTACAATCGTGAACGTCATTTAGTTATGATTTGTTGTattgaacaattattatatccaataatattaattattatatttatatcaaatttattacgttatttatatctttttgataattttggtATTGGTCATTGggttgatatatttattaatcaaccAATTGCAACAACACTACCATTATTACCAATTGTATTTTCACAATATTGGATTGTTCTTAATTGTTTTGGTATGGCTAGATTTAAAGCACTATTTGAACTTTatcaatcatcaaaaaaaatgcca TTTATAGATCCATTTGATGATACAGATATTTCTGGACCAAATAATCCAGATGTTGTTTATAATTGGTCTGaattaaaagaatatttttttgatatacttCTTGGAAGAGAATTTATGATGTCAAGATCAGCAAGTATTCTTCATGTTCTTGGATCAGTAACT GCTTTGTGTTGTGTTGACAAAAAAGGTATACTATCATGGGCAAATCCAACAGctgaaaaagtattttttttacgtaatgCAAGTACATTGTCAAGATCATCAAGTACAGTTAGTcttgaaaaacaacaagaaccacaaatgaaaacaaatgatgcaaataaaagtaatgatAAAACCGATAAAAATGATACAACCAAAATACCATATTCACAATCag atatATCACACTCAGTTGCTGAAGTACTTGATTTAACACATGATCATGCATTACCATTTAGATTACAATTTGATGATCAATCATGGAGACAACATTTGAATTCATTAAAACCACTTGGTTtagcaatattattaaatacatgtaaCATGGAAACACAAGAacattatacaaaattttgttGTCATGTTACATGTGAAGCATTGTACAATGAAAATCTTGTACCAGTTACAAATAGaag gTGTTTGTGTGAACTTGCCAAACAAATTGGCTTTCAAGATCAAGCTCAAGAAATATTTCAACTTGAACAACAATTGGCAACATTTAGACATGtg caaCCAGAAATGGTTAGACGTGATATTAAATTTGCTCGTTCACTGAGTATtgcaacaaaattaaaatttccatttCCACATATGATGGCAGTTGTTGTTAAAGAACGTGCTGGTGCTGgattacaattattaacaCAAGGTACTGCTGATGTTATTCTTGATTCATGTATTGAATTTTGGGATGGGCATGATCTTTGTCCATTGACACCAGCTGatag aaaaaaagtaCAAGATTTTTATCAAAGATCAAGCTTAACAGCATACTGTACAGCATTTGCATACAGACCATTGATACGtggtgttaataataaattatcaaatgtttATTTGGAACTTCCATCAGATTGTAAACATTTATATGCACCACATAGAAGTCCAACACCAATACCATGggattttagaaatattttagatCCACGTGCAAGAAGTTTATTTGGACAATTTCATTCAACAG attCTTTACtttgtaatgaaaataaagacgATGAGGTAAATGATGTTGACAGTTGTTTTGAGCTACAGTgcaatcaaatatttattggaatgGTAACAATGCAATATCAGGCTCAAGCTGATATG GTACAACTTATTGAACAATTAGAAAGAGCATGCATAAGATTTGTTCACTTCAGCAAGGAAAATGAATTACGATCTCGTGTATTCTCAGAGAAGATGGGTCTTGAAAGTGGATGGAATTGTCACATTTCATTACTCAGTGAAAAACCTAG tacaaATTTAGATTCTAGTAAAGCAATGAGTATGTCAGCACCAAGTGCAATTAATACtgattattcaattgttaaatttgatgatgaagCAACTGAATGGCACAATGCTGATCCATCACAAGCTAAAAGTACAACAAGCCAaag agaAAATGATACAATTAAAAGTGACGACAGTGTACTTGTACAAAGTGTTGATCTTGGTTGTGGTCAAGAAATATGGAGATCATTAAGTTGTTTAACTGATAGTACTGAACAAAGTGCACcagttaattttgatttatcaaatagaGCAAAATTACCACGaggtattgataaaataagacctcatattgaattaattgataatgtaCCATTATTAGTATCATTATTTACTGATTGTAATACTGCTGTAACACGTGAAATGTTACATATTATGCAGGATTATGGTGAAGTTGTTTGTGTATTAGGTTCATCAGCAAATGCTGAAAATATGGCAATATTTATGCAAGCTGATGCTAGTGTTGCTGTTGAACCACTTTATCCTCAAGTATGTCAAAAAGTACCAGTTATTATTGATACTAAAGATGAACAAGGACCATCACCAATTGATTTAAGTAgatcattaaattcaatagCATGCTCATTGAGTGTTAAACGTGAAGATTCAATTGCCctatttcattttgttatgGAAGCTAGAGATTATATGAAATGTCTTACAAATTGTGTACAATTTTGGTTGTGTTGTAATGTTACATTATCATTTACACaattattatcttgttttttattattaccaccGATATTTACTGTTGGACAAATATTATGGCTTACATGTTTGATAATACCATTATTATCTGTATCAATGATTGCAACACCAACTGATCCAACAATAATGCAACGTGCAACTGGTAAAAATCAATGTGTTGTTAATGGTAAAACAACAATGTTTGTATTGTGGTGTTATGGAAGTAAATTTTTACCAACAATTCTAATAACTGTTACATTTCAAATGTTTATGTACATGATGATTTGTCCAAATTTTACCAACAATGATCATAAATGCTTTTATGTTTATCCAAATACAACAAGTAATTTTACCTGGGGTGGGTGGGGTAAATAtccaaatattatattgattataCAGCATCTTGCATtgacaattattgttttacattttg TTACAATATCAAGTGGTTTTGTACATAGAGAATATTCAATTTGGCGAAGATTGCCATTTACAAATTGGCCATGGTTTTTTTGTGGATTTTTAGT tCTGGCATTGCAAgcatttttctcatttatttatctctatgatattattaaaattgaacaaaaaaaatttataaatttaccaataCATTTATCAGTATTTTTAATGCTATCATTACCCTTggtttttgtaataaatgaatttgtcAAATGGCAAGAAATTAA AGCAAATGTCAGATATCAAAAAAGAGCACGACTAGAATTTGGAACAAAATTAGGCATGAATTCgccattttaa